A part of Haloarchaeobius sp. HME9146 genomic DNA contains:
- a CDS encoding MaoC family dehydratase, with product MSERTSDATSPLTAMASAWTQFAESAFMGATAANRAAFAAFNPATAARMRDRKDDTEILESTIPSLGYEEAGWTFERTVDNPADLTVGDHVQFSKVIDEDDVREFANASGDTNRLHLDEEFAKGSRFKGRIVHGTLAAGLISAALARLPGMTIYLSQDVEFQAPVRIGDRLTATVEVLEVLGNGQYRLSTIVEDVSADTIIIDGEAVVLIDEMPSE from the coding sequence ATGAGCGAACGAACTAGCGACGCCACATCCCCCCTCACTGCGATGGCGAGCGCGTGGACACAATTCGCGGAAAGCGCGTTCATGGGTGCCACCGCAGCCAATCGAGCTGCGTTCGCGGCGTTCAACCCCGCAACCGCCGCGCGGATGCGGGACAGAAAAGACGACACGGAGATACTCGAGAGCACCATCCCCTCCCTCGGTTACGAGGAGGCCGGCTGGACGTTCGAGCGCACCGTCGACAACCCGGCTGACCTGACCGTCGGCGACCACGTGCAGTTCTCGAAGGTCATCGACGAGGACGACGTCCGGGAGTTCGCCAACGCGAGTGGCGACACGAACCGACTCCACCTCGACGAGGAGTTCGCCAAGGGAAGCCGCTTCAAGGGACGGATCGTCCACGGCACGCTCGCGGCCGGGCTCATCAGCGCGGCCCTCGCGCGCCTGCCGGGCATGACCATCTACCTGTCCCAGGACGTGGAGTTCCAGGCACCGGTCCGCATCGGTGACCGCCTCACCGCGACCGTCGAGGTGCTCGAAGTGCTGGGTAACGGCCAGTACCGGCTCTCGACCATCGTCGAGGACGTGAGCGCGGACACGATCATCATCGATGGGGAAGCGGTCG
- a CDS encoding AbrB/MazE/SpoVT family DNA-binding domain-containing protein, translating to MTDESPKMPWSPFFMQQMQEQMQEAGEQMMGSPQELWKQFFTADAGASDTMSDLTAMSRGTAMFKTRVQSGGRISIPDAEREALDIGEGDIVQTIVIPVKRQERDSNE from the coding sequence ATGACGGACGAATCGCCGAAGATGCCCTGGTCGCCCTTCTTCATGCAGCAGATGCAAGAGCAGATGCAGGAGGCAGGAGAGCAGATGATGGGCTCGCCGCAGGAGCTGTGGAAGCAGTTCTTCACGGCGGACGCTGGCGCGTCGGACACGATGTCCGACCTGACGGCGATGAGCCGCGGTACCGCGATGTTCAAAACGCGGGTCCAGAGCGGTGGGCGCATCAGCATCCCCGACGCAGAGCGTGAAGCGCTCGACATCGGGGAAGGCGATATCGTCCAGACAATCGTCATCCCGGTCAAACGCCAAGAACGTGATTCCAATGAGTGA
- a CDS encoding poly(R)-hydroxyalkanoic acid synthase subunit, producing the protein MTDSYPEAAVPTDWNDFVARMNEQFFDAMEKNMEAQAEFVEQWSQTVDGEGMGEMNFGDGVEGYKRAYEAWMEAADQMVERASDSMEGEDVEFEEFRDIWLNTANKAFKEVMDTTAFAAWTGSSVGQMLEMQQQADEAAEDTLHTLGFATEGDVEEIGDRLVELERRQHAVEQKLDRVLEHLEE; encoded by the coding sequence ATGACAGATTCATACCCCGAAGCCGCGGTACCGACAGACTGGAACGACTTCGTCGCGCGAATGAACGAACAGTTCTTCGATGCGATGGAGAAGAACATGGAAGCCCAGGCCGAGTTCGTCGAGCAGTGGTCACAGACTGTCGACGGCGAGGGGATGGGTGAGATGAACTTCGGCGACGGCGTCGAGGGCTACAAGCGCGCCTACGAGGCGTGGATGGAAGCCGCCGACCAGATGGTCGAGCGCGCGAGCGACTCCATGGAGGGCGAGGACGTCGAGTTCGAGGAGTTCCGTGACATCTGGCTCAACACCGCCAACAAGGCGTTCAAGGAGGTCATGGACACGACCGCCTTCGCCGCCTGGACCGGTTCCTCGGTCGGCCAGATGCTCGAGATGCAACAGCAGGCCGACGAGGCTGCCGAAGACACCCTCCACACGCTCGGCTTCGCGACCGAAGGCGACGTCGAGGAGATCGGCGACCGCCTCGTCGAGCTCGAACGCCGCCAGCACGCCGTCGAACAGAAGCTCGACCGCGTCCTGGAGCACCTGGAGGAGTAA
- the phaC gene encoding class III poly(R)-hydroxyalkanoic acid synthase subunit PhaC — protein sequence MQNPFAATLDIQRKAWENAAELADKAKNAPDSAETFQEVEVGQTPSEVVYEENKLKLLHYESRTEEQHDVPILIVYALINRPYILDLQPDRSVIRTLLDNGFDVYMIDWGEPSNLDRSLTLDDYVNRYIDNCVDEVRERSGQDSINILGYCMGGTMSTMYSALHPEKVHTLALMAAGLCFAGDAGVLELWGGEDYYDPEKVTDTFGNVPAEFLDIGFALMDPVQNYVTKYVRLYENVEDQDFIENFARMEEWLGDGIDVAGETYNQFISDVYQDNKLYENELYLGGEHVDIDNITMPVLQIVAEYDHLIPPTASKPFNEAVPSDDKTILEFPTGHIGMSVSSRSHAELWPDVCEWFEDRMVEDTGEADAEAIADELAEEEATEDESVEIEVEGTDEPDLEVIDGIGPSYAERLRKAGIESIAALAAADADELAAETDVNPQRVQDWIAQATDLAE from the coding sequence ATGCAGAACCCGTTCGCAGCGACACTCGATATCCAGCGGAAGGCGTGGGAGAACGCCGCCGAACTCGCCGACAAGGCCAAGAACGCCCCCGATAGCGCCGAGACCTTCCAGGAGGTCGAGGTTGGCCAGACGCCCAGCGAGGTCGTCTACGAGGAGAACAAGCTGAAGCTGCTCCACTACGAGTCCCGCACCGAGGAACAGCACGACGTGCCCATCCTCATCGTGTACGCGCTCATCAACCGGCCGTACATCCTGGACCTCCAGCCCGACCGCTCGGTCATCCGGACCCTCCTCGACAACGGCTTCGACGTGTACATGATCGACTGGGGCGAGCCGTCGAACCTCGACCGCTCGCTCACCCTCGACGACTACGTCAACCGCTACATCGACAACTGCGTCGACGAGGTCCGCGAGCGCTCCGGCCAGGATTCGATCAACATCCTCGGCTACTGCATGGGCGGCACGATGTCGACCATGTACTCCGCGCTCCACCCCGAGAAGGTCCACACGCTCGCGCTCATGGCCGCGGGGCTGTGCTTCGCCGGCGACGCCGGCGTGCTCGAGCTGTGGGGTGGCGAGGACTACTACGACCCGGAGAAGGTCACGGACACCTTCGGCAACGTGCCCGCGGAGTTCCTCGACATCGGGTTCGCGCTGATGGACCCCGTCCAGAACTACGTGACCAAGTACGTCCGCCTCTACGAGAACGTCGAGGACCAGGACTTCATCGAGAACTTCGCCCGTATGGAGGAGTGGCTCGGTGACGGTATCGACGTGGCCGGCGAGACGTACAACCAGTTCATCAGCGACGTCTACCAGGACAACAAGCTCTACGAGAACGAGCTCTACCTCGGTGGCGAGCACGTCGACATCGACAACATCACGATGCCCGTGCTCCAGATCGTCGCGGAGTACGACCACCTCATCCCGCCGACAGCGTCCAAGCCGTTCAACGAGGCGGTACCGAGCGACGACAAGACCATCCTCGAGTTCCCGACCGGGCACATCGGTATGTCCGTCTCCTCGCGGAGCCACGCCGAACTGTGGCCGGACGTCTGCGAGTGGTTCGAGGACCGCATGGTCGAGGACACCGGCGAGGCCGACGCGGAAGCCATTGCCGACGAACTGGCAGAGGAGGAGGCCACCGAGGACGAGTCCGTCGAAATCGAGGTCGAGGGGACCGACGAACCTGACCTCGAGGTCATCGACGGTATCGGCCCGTCGTACGCCGAGCGCCTCCGCAAGGCAGGTATCGAGTCCATCGCCGCGCTCGCGGCCGCCGACGCCGACGAGCTCGCGGCCGAGACCGACGTCAACCCGCAGCGCGTCCAGGACTGGATCGCCCAGGCGACGGACCTCGCCGAGTGA
- the fabG gene encoding 3-oxoacyl-ACP reductase FabG: protein MSMDGRTCVVTGAGRGIGAGIAEHLGSQGANVVVNYRSSGGGADEVVDHIETLGGQAITSQADVTSLDEVEAMREQAHEAFGPIDVLINNAGITKDTRFVNMSREEWDQVMDVNLGGMFNCTKTFYDDIWEASEGRLINISSIVGKQGNFGQANYAAAKAGMFGFTRTIAIELASGGSTANCVAPGFTRTDMLEEVPDNVKDRIVSQIPLGRFAEIEDIAHLVGYIASENSSYITGEVIDVNGGMDL, encoded by the coding sequence ATGTCAATGGACGGACGCACGTGCGTCGTAACAGGCGCAGGACGTGGTATTGGAGCAGGAATCGCAGAGCATCTCGGGAGCCAGGGTGCGAACGTCGTCGTGAACTATCGCTCGTCGGGTGGCGGCGCGGACGAGGTCGTCGACCACATCGAAACCCTCGGTGGCCAGGCCATCACGTCGCAGGCCGACGTGACCAGTCTCGACGAGGTCGAGGCCATGCGCGAACAGGCACACGAGGCCTTCGGGCCCATCGACGTGCTCATCAACAACGCCGGCATCACGAAGGACACCCGCTTCGTGAACATGTCCCGCGAGGAGTGGGACCAGGTTATGGACGTCAATCTCGGTGGGATGTTCAACTGCACGAAGACCTTCTACGACGACATCTGGGAGGCTTCCGAAGGACGTCTCATCAACATCTCTTCCATCGTGGGAAAGCAGGGGAACTTCGGGCAGGCGAACTACGCCGCCGCCAAGGCGGGCATGTTCGGGTTCACCCGGACCATCGCCATCGAGCTCGCCTCCGGCGGGTCGACCGCGAACTGCGTCGCGCCCGGGTTCACCCGGACGGATATGCTCGAAGAGGTCCCGGACAACGTCAAAGACCGAATCGTCTCCCAGATTCCGCTGGGTCGGTTCGCGGAGATCGAGGACATCGCCCATCTCGTGGGCTACATCGCCAGTGAGAACTCGTCGTACATCACGGGTGAGGTCATCGACGTGAACGGTGGGATGGACCTCTAG
- a CDS encoding orc1/cdc6 family replication initiation protein — MRRFERKRAIFANKDALRESYQPDRIEERDEEIEAYMDALQPVIDGWEPNNIFLYGNTGVGKTAVTEYLMNLLQEDADDYEDIDLSVINLNCKPLSSSYQVAVELVNELRPDGAEISTTGYPQQTVFNKLYDELDELGGTILLIFDEIDSIGERDELLYELPRARSKGDLTEAKVGIIGISNDFKFRDQLDPRVQDTLCERELQFPPYNAQELNNILSSRADIALRDGTYDDAVIRLCAALAAKDRGSARQALDLLLLAAEQAENADDDTVTETHVEEARHVLERERVEEGIRQLTQHGHLTLLAVVSIAAEGDTPERSRAIYNRYLDICDGYGVDSLAQRSVHNHLSDLRMLGILTARENRSGSRGNFYSYELDVPLESALTALEDELDMQERFSDLRTVANLNGIR; from the coding sequence ATGCGCCGGTTCGAGCGCAAGCGCGCCATCTTCGCGAACAAGGACGCCCTGCGGGAGAGCTACCAGCCCGACCGCATCGAGGAGCGTGACGAAGAGATCGAGGCCTACATGGACGCGCTCCAACCGGTTATCGACGGATGGGAACCGAACAACATCTTCCTCTACGGGAACACCGGGGTCGGCAAGACCGCGGTCACCGAGTACCTGATGAACCTGCTGCAGGAGGACGCGGACGACTACGAGGACATCGACCTCTCGGTCATCAACCTCAACTGCAAACCCCTCTCCTCCTCCTACCAGGTCGCGGTCGAACTCGTCAACGAACTCCGCCCAGACGGGGCGGAGATATCCACGACGGGCTACCCCCAGCAGACCGTGTTCAACAAGCTTTACGACGAACTCGACGAGCTTGGCGGGACCATCCTCCTCATCTTCGACGAGATAGACTCCATCGGCGAGCGCGACGAACTCCTCTACGAGCTCCCCCGAGCCCGCTCGAAGGGCGACCTCACCGAGGCGAAGGTCGGCATCATCGGCATCTCGAACGACTTCAAGTTCCGCGACCAGCTCGACCCTCGCGTGCAGGACACGCTCTGTGAACGCGAACTGCAGTTCCCGCCGTACAACGCCCAGGAGCTGAACAACATCCTCTCCTCGCGCGCGGACATCGCGTTGCGTGACGGGACCTACGACGATGCGGTTATCCGACTGTGTGCCGCGCTCGCCGCGAAGGACCGCGGCTCCGCCCGACAGGCGCTCGACCTGCTGCTGCTCGCCGCAGAGCAGGCCGAGAACGCGGACGACGACACGGTCACCGAGACCCACGTCGAGGAGGCCCGCCACGTCCTTGAACGCGAGCGCGTCGAGGAGGGAATCCGCCAGCTCACCCAGCACGGGCATCTCACCCTGCTCGCGGTCGTCTCCATCGCTGCCGAGGGCGACACCCCCGAGCGGTCCCGGGCCATCTACAACCGGTACCTCGACATCTGCGACGGCTACGGCGTCGACAGCCTCGCCCAGCGGTCGGTCCACAACCACCTCTCCGACCTCCGGATGCTCGGCATCCTCACCGCGCGCGAGAACCGCTCCGGGTCGCGCGGGAACTTCTACTCGTACGAACTCGACGTCCCCCTGGAGTCCGCGCTCACGGCACTGGAGGACGAACTCGACATGCAAGAGCGGTTCTCGGACCTCCGGACGGTCGCGAACCTGAACGGTATCCGGTGA